Below is a genomic region from Geoglobus acetivorans.
ATTCTCCTCGATCTTATTCAACGCAGCCCTCAAAGCATTATCTCCAGTAACCAGGTATGTGGATTGACCCTCTTTACGCAGTATTAAGGTGTATTAGGGTCTTCTTCATCTCACCACTCTGATAATTTTTGAATAACCTTCTTTTCCCTGAAACCCAGCTTAAACGTCATCCCTATTAACAGGACGGAAAGAGAACACCGCTTTATAACAGAATCGAAAGAATAGCAGTGCAATTGCCTTAAACTGTAAGCTTCTTTCCCCAATTTGATTACATCCTCTATTATAGACCTCAAACTCTTCAGATTTCCCTTCAATCCATCAATCAACCTCCTTACGAGCCTTCTATATCTCTTCTTCTCCTTCTCAACGTTTTTAGAATTAAAGACAGTTAGAGGATAACTCAGCATCCCCTTAAGCTTCTTCAAGCTGAAATTCTTTTTAGGGATTGTCAAAGGAACTACACCGTACCTTACCCCGATCAGATAGTTCTTATACCCGTAAAACCCTTTATCCATGATTGTAGCATCTCCAAACCTGATTAAACCTCTTCTCTTAAGCATTTCGAGAATTAGAGGGTAAATCCTGCTTTCGTGAACGTTAGCAGGATAGACGTGGAAGAATAGAGGTGCTAGAGTTCTGTAGTCGATCAAAATCATCATTTTCATTCCAAGAAAGAATCCTTTAGTTGAATAACCCCATTTATAGGGCTTGTTCTTTAAGTCTCTCTTTCTGAAAGGATTCAGATCAAGGCTTATATCAGTCCAGTCCAATATTAAAAGAGAGGGTTTCCTTCTCTTTCTCTTTGAACTTACGTT
It encodes:
- a CDS encoding transposase, translating into MVIKVRLTVYPVKGDEKWEILSKIIDKLETREVKKALARNGIISVNKGVKILKIIILAMFFELEISYAVSEVNKRLELRKFLRLNEEVNLKSVYKFMSKFEAEQFLNFVFSVLNVSSKRKRRKPSLLILDWTDISLDLNPFRKRDLKNKPYKWGYSTKGFFLGMKMMILIDYRTLAPLFFHVYPANVHESRIYPLILEMLKRRGLIRFGDATIMDKGFYGYKNYLIGVRYGVVPLTIPKKNFSLKKLKGMLSYPLTVFNSKNVEKEKKRYRRLVRRLIDGLKGNLKSLRSIIEDVIKLGKEAYSLRQLHCYSFDSVIKRCSLSVLLIGMTFKLGFREKKVIQKLSEW